The sequence ACTCAGCATTTTTTTGTTTCAGATTACACCCAGTCTTTTGAAGCATCTACCCGAATCTTTTTCAATAAGAAAGTACACCTGGAACAATACAAGTTATGGGAGTAATATAGTAGGGTATCACACTCGGGTATCTTTGCATCCTTCAACAGGAATATAATACAACCTATAATCTTTCGATTAGTTGTGATTCCTTGTGAATGGTTTATTTTTGTATGTAATCAACAAACTATTTATCTACCTAAGATTCTAATTTAACATGCAAAGCATTTGTGTTTTTTGCGCCTCTGGCATAGGAAAAGACCCTCAGTATGCTCAAGCTGCTCAGCAACTCGGAAAACTTCTCGCAGCAGAAAATATCCGGCTTATTTATGGGGGCTCACAACGAGGTCTTATGGGAGAAGTAGCTAATGCAGTCTTGGCAAACGGAGGCAAAGCCACAGGTGTGCTTCCTGATTTTCTGGCAACTAAAGAAATAGCCCATACAAATTTGACAGAACTGATACGTGTCAATACTATGCATGACCGCAAAAGCCGCATGGCTGATCTCGCCGAAGGGTTTATTGCCATGCCAGGAGGATTTGGGACAATGGATGAACTTTGTGAAATTCTTACCTGGGCACAGCTGGGTTTGCACAGAAAACCAATAGCCATCTGGAAT is a genomic window of Xanthocytophaga agilis containing:
- a CDS encoding TIGR00730 family Rossman fold protein; amino-acid sequence: MQSICVFCASGIGKDPQYAQAAQQLGKLLAAENIRLIYGGSQRGLMGEVANAVLANGGKATGVLPDFLATKEIAHTNLTELIRVNTMHDRKSRMADLAEGFIAMPGGFGTMDELCEILTWAQLGLHRKPIAIWNINGYYDALITLFDRMAEEELLKPINRRMVLVDSDLPVLIEKMRTYQAPSLPPWLSESQI